A genomic region of Bradyrhizobium sp. ORS 278 contains the following coding sequences:
- a CDS encoding GCG_CRPN prefix-to-repeats domain-containing protein produces MRNLFTSALLAATVMVGASAAQAFTLPAQPAAPDSNVERVAGGCGPGWFRDGWGNCRPAPRAYYGYGYGYGYGYGYGPRTCWIRPTPWGPRRVCR; encoded by the coding sequence ATGCGCAATCTGTTCACCTCCGCCCTGCTCGCCGCGACCGTCATGGTGGGCGCGTCGGCCGCGCAGGCCTTCACGCTGCCGGCTCAGCCGGCTGCTCCGGACAGCAATGTCGAGCGTGTCGCCGGCGGCTGCGGTCCGGGCTGGTTCCGCGACGGCTGGGGCAACTGCCGCCCGGCCCCACGCGCCTATTACGGTTATGGTTATGGCTATGGCTATGGATACGGATACGGCCCGCGCACCTGCTGGATCCGCCCGACTCCCTGGGGTCCGCGCCGCGTCTGCCGCTGA